Sequence from the Xiphophorus maculatus strain JP 163 A chromosome 16, X_maculatus-5.0-male, whole genome shotgun sequence genome:
GACACAATCGTGTTTGCTCCAATGGCACATTGATcccaaaaacacaccaaaactggttttggaatATTTGCTCAGTTAACCGTAACCATTAAATCCACTGGAAATGTTTGACGACGCTTTAAAGTCCATCAGCAGGAAACAAACCAGTTCAAACAAACTCAACTGACTCTGCTAGGAGGAACGGTCCAACACCAAACCAGAATTATGCCAGAAGCTTGTTGATGATTTCTAGGTTCAACTCACTAATGGAACATACTGTGTCTCCAAATATTATCATGGGGTTCAAATACATCCTTAAAGGCTCAAAATGAATTCCTTCGATGGcgagtgtatgtaaacttttcaCTGGAAGTGTAAGTGCAACAAACTGAAagtacataaaaacacaaattgatCTCTCGAGGTTTCTGATGAGTTGAAACCTCTTCTTGATAATGTTCTTGTTCACAACATAGAAGAAGTCTTCATAAAGAAAAATTTCAAACGAGGTTCAAAATGACCATGTTTCTGCCTTAAACTCATCATTTCCGATCTGCCAGTCTCTGCAGCAGCGCAATGACCGTATCCTGCTTGGAGGAGAGCAGCTCCAACGCCGTGGCTATCCTTCCAAGAGACTCTGACATCCGCACCTCCCTCCTCTCACGCCTCTTCTCTCTGGCTTCCACCCTGCGCCGAGCCACCCGATCCAGGTAGCCCTgctcttcctgctgcttcagGACCTCCTGGAACAACCCGATGCTGCCTTGCTCCTTGTTTCCTTTCTGGTTCTGCCCCCCTGATCCCACACTCGCAGGCGCAGATATCGAAGTGGCACTGGAAGCGGTGTGAGAGGAAGACGTTGTGGGGAACGAAGAGAGGCCAAGGATGTTCTGAGTGTGGCTAAGTGGGGCCGTACCGAGGCAGAAAGGTGTGACGCCCGACGTGAAAGACGGACCTTTTCGGCTTTTGTAGGCCGACGAGCCCAGGTCTGTGCTGCCGCATGAGCCGAGAGCAGAAGATGCAGAGGCTGtttcagtaaaacatggtgAAGAGATAAATGATGGAGACGGCACGATGGTTGCTGGCTGAATGCTAGTAGCGACAATGTCACCATTGAGGACAATAACAGGCTTGACCTCTGGAGCATTGACAAGCGTAACAGTTGTTGCAGTCTGTGAGGGACTGGCAGCGGTGCTACTCATGATTTGGCTGGCGGCGGCTCCCAGACCGGCCGTATCCAAACCCCCGGTCCC
This genomic interval carries:
- the LOC111611558 gene encoding uncharacterized protein LOC111611558 isoform X2, whose amino-acid sequence is MSPFMGPQISLSTLDLSYCLKAIRDPVSTDRFFTSSADGKTYLKIAPAAVLPPAPSDKTLSSGSDFSSKAVLCLIEAVGRRWGLYETRERSQLFQSVQEEMASKGHILPVEKIRRKWNNLIVTYKRVKDRSRETGHAKTSWEFFDLMDATLCDTIGSQIISNKRNKGSSTASSLAIPSTKIPAKPAQLPQPTTIIRPNGDFAGTGGLDTAGLGAAASQIMSSTAASPSQTATTVTLVNAPEVKPVIVLNGDIVATSIQPATIVPSPSFISSPCFTETASASSALGSCGSTDLGSSAYKSRKGPSFTSGVTPFCLGTAPLSHTQNILGLSSFPTTSSSHTASSATSISAPASVGSGGQNQKGNKEQGSIGLFQEVLKQQEEQGYLDRVARRRVEAREKRRERREVRMSESLGRIATALELLSSKQDTVIALLQRLADRK